In one window of Paracoccus saliphilus DNA:
- the glnA gene encoding type I glutamate--ammonia ligase produces the protein MQIKEVLKLIEDEDVAYVDVRFTDPKGKLQHVTLDKDLVDEDFFEEGFMFDGSSIAGWKSIDQSDMKLIPDTASAYIDPFYAEKTLCVHCNVAEPDTGEPYSRDPRGTAVKAEAYLKSSGIGDAAYFGPEAEFFLFDDVRYSVTPQKVAYEIDAVDAAWNTDSEYEMGNQGHRAGHKGGYFPVNPVDACQDIRGEMLSTMKRMGMKVDKHHHEVASAQHELGLIFGSLTEQADNLQKYKYVIHNVAAAYGKSATFMPKPMKGDNGSGMHVNMSIWKDGKPLFAGDKYADLSQEALYFIGGILKHAKALNALTNPSTNSYKRLIPGFEAPVLRAYSARNRSGCVRIPWTESPKAKRVEARFPDPAANPYLCFAALLMAGLDGIKNKIDPGSASDKDLYDLPPEELAEIPTVCGSLREALEELEKDMDFLLAGDVFTRDQLEGYMELKWEEVYAYEHTPHPVEYQLYYSV, from the coding sequence ATGCAGATCAAAGAGGTTTTGAAGCTGATCGAGGACGAAGACGTCGCTTATGTCGATGTCCGTTTCACCGACCCCAAGGGCAAGCTTCAGCATGTGACGCTGGACAAGGATCTGGTGGATGAGGACTTCTTCGAGGAAGGCTTCATGTTCGACGGCAGCTCGATCGCCGGCTGGAAATCGATCGACCAGTCCGACATGAAACTGATCCCGGATACCGCCTCGGCCTATATCGATCCGTTCTATGCCGAAAAGACGCTTTGCGTGCATTGCAACGTGGCAGAGCCGGACACGGGTGAGCCCTATAGCCGCGACCCCCGCGGAACAGCCGTGAAAGCAGAAGCTTACCTGAAATCCTCGGGCATCGGCGATGCCGCCTATTTCGGCCCGGAAGCCGAGTTCTTCCTGTTCGACGACGTGCGTTACTCGGTCACACCGCAAAAAGTGGCCTATGAGATCGACGCCGTTGACGCCGCCTGGAACACCGATTCCGAATACGAGATGGGCAACCAGGGCCATCGCGCCGGACACAAGGGCGGCTATTTCCCGGTCAACCCGGTCGATGCCTGCCAGGATATCCGCGGCGAGATGCTGTCCACGATGAAGCGCATGGGCATGAAGGTGGACAAGCACCACCACGAGGTCGCCTCGGCGCAGCACGAGCTCGGGTTGATCTTCGGTTCGCTGACAGAACAGGCGGACAACCTGCAGAAATACAAATATGTCATCCACAATGTCGCTGCCGCCTATGGCAAGTCGGCCACCTTCATGCCCAAGCCCATGAAGGGCGACAACGGCTCGGGGATGCATGTCAACATGTCGATCTGGAAGGACGGCAAGCCGTTGTTCGCAGGCGACAAATACGCCGATCTCAGCCAAGAGGCGCTGTATTTCATCGGCGGCATCCTAAAACATGCCAAGGCGCTGAACGCGCTGACCAACCCCTCGACCAACAGCTACAAGCGGCTGATCCCGGGCTTCGAGGCACCGGTCCTGCGCGCCTATTCGGCCCGCAACCGTTCCGGCTGCGTGCGGATTCCGTGGACGGAAAGCCCCAAGGCCAAGCGCGTCGAGGCCCGCTTCCCCGACCCGGCGGCGAACCCCTATCTGTGCTTTGCCGCCCTGCTGATGGCCGGGCTGGACGGGATCAAGAACAAGATCGATCCGGGTTCGGCCTCGGACAAGGATCTGTACGATCTGCCGCCGGAAGAACTGGCCGAGATTCCAACCGTTTGCGGCAGCCTGCGCGAAGCGCTGGAAGAGTTGGAGAAGGATATGGACTTCCTGCTGGCGGGCGATGTCTTTACCCGCGATCAGCTGGAAGGCTACATGGAACTGAAATGGGAAGAGGTCTATGCCTACGAGCACACGCCTCACCCGGTCGAGTATCAGCTTTACTACTCGGTCTGA
- the arsJ gene encoding organoarsenical effux MFS transporter ArsJ, whose translation MLTDGALRMLVLLHFHTLGFSPVQLAYLFLLYELAGIVTNLSAGWIAARFGLTSTLYAGLGIQVLALLALAALDPGWSLWASVIYVMAVQGASGVAKDLSKMSAKSAVKLLAPSGEGGLFRWVALLTGSKNAVKGAGFLLGAVLLAVLGFVPAILAMAAVLALILLAVLLKMPAGLPQGRKGAKFREVFSKDRNINRLSAARLFLFGARDVWFVVGIPIYFYAVLSDGSEEGNRAAFFMIGTFMAVWTILYGAVQAAAPRMLGAAKRPEAELIREARRWAGFLFVVPAALAVLIWSVGAPGAGLTAAIVIGLLVFGAIFAVNSSLHSYLILAFSTSGRVTMDVGFYYMANASGRLLGTLLSGLSYQLGGLALCLATAAALIALSWVGAGRLQPACSAGHGGT comes from the coding sequence ATGCTGACCGATGGCGCCCTGCGGATGCTGGTGCTGCTGCATTTCCATACGCTCGGTTTCTCGCCGGTGCAGCTGGCCTATCTGTTTCTGCTTTATGAGTTGGCGGGCATCGTCACGAACCTGTCGGCGGGCTGGATCGCCGCGCGTTTCGGCCTGACCTCGACGCTTTATGCAGGTCTCGGCATTCAGGTGCTGGCGCTTCTGGCGCTGGCGGCGCTCGATCCGGGCTGGAGCCTTTGGGCCTCGGTTATCTATGTCATGGCGGTGCAGGGTGCGTCGGGCGTCGCCAAGGACCTGTCCAAGATGAGCGCGAAAAGCGCTGTCAAGCTGCTTGCCCCCTCGGGCGAGGGCGGGCTGTTTCGGTGGGTGGCGCTGCTGACCGGCTCCAAGAACGCGGTGAAGGGGGCGGGCTTCCTGCTTGGGGCGGTGCTGCTAGCCGTTCTGGGCTTCGTGCCCGCGATCCTGGCGATGGCTGCCGTGCTGGCGTTGATCCTGCTGGCGGTGCTGCTGAAGATGCCGGCGGGGCTGCCGCAGGGCAGGAAAGGCGCGAAGTTCCGCGAAGTGTTTTCCAAGGACCGGAACATCAACCGCCTGTCGGCAGCGCGGTTGTTCCTGTTCGGTGCCCGCGATGTGTGGTTCGTCGTCGGCATCCCGATCTATTTCTACGCGGTGCTGTCCGACGGGTCGGAAGAGGGCAACCGCGCCGCCTTCTTCATGATCGGCACATTCATGGCAGTCTGGACGATCCTTTACGGGGCGGTGCAGGCGGCTGCGCCGCGCATGCTCGGGGCCGCAAAACGCCCGGAGGCGGAATTGATCCGGGAAGCCCGGCGTTGGGCCGGGTTCCTGTTCGTCGTCCCGGCGGCTTTGGCCGTGCTGATCTGGAGCGTGGGCGCACCGGGTGCGGGACTGACCGCCGCGATCGTGATCGGCCTGCTGGTCTTTGGGGCCATCTTCGCGGTCAATTCCTCGCTGCATTCCTACCTGATCCTTGCCTTCTCGACCTCCGGGCGGGTGACGATGGATGTGGGGTTTTACTACATGGCCAATGCCTCTGGCCGGTTGCTGGGCACGCTGTTGTCGGGGCTCAGCTATCAGCTTGGGGGGCTGGCGCTTTGCCTTGCAACTGCTGCCGCGCTGATTGCCCTCAGTTGGGTGGGGGCAGGGCGGTTGCAGCCGGCCTGCTCTGCCGGGCATGGTGGCACCTGA
- a CDS encoding ArsJ-associated glyceraldehyde-3-phosphate dehydrogenase — protein MTVTYALNGLGRIGKLALRPLLESGAEIAWINDATGDPEMHAHLLEFDSVHGRWPAEFSHDAKSISVNGTRLPVHNVKRIEDLPLGGVDVVIDCTGVFKSEAKLAPYFAAGVKKVIVSAPVKDGPVANIVYGVNHATYDPARHDIVTAASCTTNCLAPVVKVIHEGLGIRHGSITTIHDVTNTQTIVDRPAKDLRRARSALNSLIPTTTGSATAITLIYPELKGRLNGHAVRVPLLNASLTDCVFEVARETSAEEVNAMLRAAAEGPLQGILGFEDRPLVSADYVNDTRSSIVDGPSTMVVAGTQVKIYAWYDNEMGYAHRLVDVARMVGASL, from the coding sequence ATGACCGTCACCTATGCGCTGAACGGGCTTGGCCGGATCGGCAAGCTGGCGCTGCGGCCACTGCTGGAAAGCGGGGCAGAGATCGCCTGGATCAACGATGCGACAGGCGATCCCGAGATGCACGCCCATCTGCTGGAATTCGACAGTGTGCATGGCCGCTGGCCCGCCGAGTTCAGCCACGATGCGAAGAGTATCAGCGTCAATGGCACCCGCCTGCCGGTGCATAACGTGAAGCGCATCGAGGATTTGCCATTGGGTGGGGTCGATGTGGTGATCGATTGCACCGGGGTGTTCAAGAGCGAGGCGAAACTCGCCCCCTATTTCGCCGCCGGGGTGAAGAAGGTGATTGTCAGCGCGCCGGTCAAGGATGGGCCGGTCGCAAATATCGTGTATGGCGTCAATCACGCGACCTACGACCCCGCCCGGCATGACATCGTCACGGCGGCAAGCTGCACGACGAACTGCCTGGCCCCGGTGGTCAAGGTCATCCATGAGGGGCTGGGTATCCGCCACGGCTCGATCACCACGATCCATGATGTGACCAATACACAAACCATCGTGGACCGCCCGGCCAAGGATCTACGGCGTGCCCGCTCGGCGTTGAATTCGTTGATCCCGACCACGACCGGCTCGGCCACGGCGATCACGCTGATCTATCCCGAGCTCAAGGGGCGGTTGAACGGTCATGCGGTGCGGGTGCCGCTGCTCAACGCTTCGCTGACCGATTGCGTGTTCGAGGTGGCCCGCGAGACCAGCGCCGAAGAGGTCAACGCGATGTTGCGCGCCGCCGCCGAGGGGCCGCTGCAAGGCATCCTTGGCTTCGAGGACCGCCCGCTGGTCTCGGCCGATTACGTGAATGACACAAGGTCGAGCATCGTGGACGGGCCGTCGACGATGGTTGTCGCGGGGACGCAGGTCAAGATTTACGCGTGGTATGACAACGAGATGGGCTATGCCCATAGGCTGGTCGATGTCGCGCGCATGGTCGGGGCGTCGCTGTGA
- a CDS encoding helix-turn-helix domain-containing protein, with translation MDTNRIDQLASLAHPQRLALFRLLVRRYPDQVSAGELAEAIDARQNTLSSYLASLRAAGLISQAREGRSLLYRAEIRQSAALIGYLVADCCRGRPDLCQPFIQPTLSGERPMSDRKYNVLFICTGNSARSIFGESILRFEAGDRFNAYSAGTYPYSELNPFAVEMLDHKGHDISALRAKNIAEFQGDDAPVMDFVFTVCDRAANEECPAWAGQPISAHWGMPDPVKAEGTEAEKRLAFQQAYAGLRNRILAFTALPLDSLDRISLQHRVDDIARDLEAQ, from the coding sequence ATGGATACGAATCGCATAGATCAGCTCGCCTCGCTCGCCCATCCGCAACGGCTGGCCCTGTTCCGCCTGCTGGTGCGGCGCTATCCCGACCAAGTTTCCGCCGGAGAGCTGGCCGAGGCAATCGATGCGCGACAGAACACCCTGTCATCCTACCTGGCCTCGCTGCGCGCGGCCGGGTTGATCTCGCAGGCCCGCGAGGGCCGATCATTGCTTTACCGTGCCGAGATCAGGCAATCCGCGGCGCTGATCGGCTACCTGGTCGCAGATTGCTGCCGTGGCCGCCCCGACCTTTGCCAGCCATTCATTCAACCCACCCTTTCCGGAGAAAGACCCATGTCCGATCGGAAATACAATGTCCTGTTCATCTGCACGGGCAATTCCGCCCGCTCGATCTTTGGCGAATCGATCCTGCGCTTCGAGGCCGGGGACCGTTTCAACGCCTATTCCGCCGGCACATATCCCTATTCCGAACTGAACCCGTTCGCCGTCGAGATGCTCGATCACAAGGGGCATGACATCAGCGCCCTGCGGGCCAAGAATATCGCCGAGTTCCAAGGGGATGATGCGCCAGTCATGGATTTCGTGTTCACCGTCTGCGACCGTGCCGCGAACGAGGAATGCCCGGCATGGGCAGGCCAGCCGATCAGTGCGCATTGGGGCATGCCCGATCCGGTGAAGGCAGAGGGGACCGAGGCAGAGAAGAGGCTGGCCTTCCAGCAGGCCTATGCCGGTTTACGCAACCGTATCCTCGCCTTTACCGCCTTGCCGCTGGACAGCCTTGATCGCATTTCGCTGCAACATCGCGTGGACGACATCGCCCGCGACCTGGAGGCACAATGA
- the parC gene encoding DNA topoisomerase IV subunit A has translation MSDDLPIDPERNTQAEPLSRAIGERYLTYALSTIMNRALPDARDGLKPVHRRILYAMRELRLSPNGAFRKSAKITGDVMGNYHPHGDAAIYDAMARLAQDFAMRYPLVDGQGNFGNIDGDNPAAARYTEARLAMTSEALMDGLAEDSVDFRPNYDGTLTEPVVLPSAFPNLLANGASGIAVGMATNVPPHNLHEVIDACLHLIKTPDARDDTLAGIIQGPDFPTGGVVVESRESIAETYRTGRGAFRVRARWEQEDLGRGQWQIVVTEIPYQVQKSKLIERLAELIQTRKIPILADVRDESTEDVRILLEPKSRSVNPDQLMAALYKVSDLEVRFSLNMNVLIDGRVPKVCSLKEVLRAFLDHRREVLVRRANFRLQKIAARLEVLEGYLIAYLNLDRVIEIIRNEDEPKKIMMAEFGLSDVQVEAILNMRLRALRKLEEIELRAERDNLLEEREGLEAMLADEGAQWARIADQLKEVRNLLGKSTPEGQRRTQITEAEDVAPIDMDAMIEREPLTIILSKMGWIRAMKGHQPLDAELKFKDGDGPGLALHAETTDKLMVFASNGRFYTLPANGLPGGRGMGEPLRLMVDLPNEAEVISVFPWREGEKYLVASKEGNGFVVQSGDILAQTKTGKQVLNGEALLCRPVSGDHVAVVGENRKMLVFPLDELPEMGRGKGVRLQKYKDGGLSDAICLTLTDGLSWPMTGGKTRTESDLGEWLGKRAGAGRMAPRGFPRDNKFA, from the coding sequence ATGTCAGATGATCTGCCAATCGACCCCGAACGGAACACCCAGGCCGAGCCGCTCAGCCGCGCAATCGGCGAGCGCTACCTGACCTATGCTCTGTCCACGATCATGAATCGTGCCTTGCCCGACGCGCGCGACGGGCTGAAGCCGGTGCATCGCCGCATCCTTTACGCGATGCGCGAATTGCGATTGTCTCCGAATGGCGCCTTCCGCAAATCCGCCAAGATCACCGGCGACGTGATGGGCAATTACCATCCGCACGGCGATGCGGCGATCTATGACGCCATGGCGCGCCTGGCCCAGGATTTCGCGATGCGCTACCCGCTGGTCGACGGGCAGGGCAATTTCGGCAATATCGACGGCGATAACCCCGCCGCCGCCCGTTATACCGAGGCGCGGCTGGCGATGACCTCCGAGGCGCTGATGGACGGTCTGGCCGAGGATTCGGTCGATTTCCGGCCCAATTACGACGGCACCCTGACCGAGCCCGTGGTACTGCCCTCGGCCTTTCCGAACCTGCTGGCAAATGGCGCATCGGGGATCGCGGTGGGGATGGCGACGAATGTCCCGCCGCATAACCTGCACGAGGTAATCGACGCCTGCCTGCATTTGATCAAGACGCCCGATGCGCGTGACGACACGCTCGCCGGGATCATCCAGGGACCGGATTTCCCGACCGGCGGGGTGGTCGTCGAAAGCCGCGAATCGATTGCCGAGACCTACCGGACCGGCCGCGGGGCCTTCCGGGTTCGTGCCCGTTGGGAGCAGGAGGATCTGGGCCGCGGCCAATGGCAGATCGTGGTCACCGAGATTCCCTACCAGGTCCAGAAATCCAAGTTGATTGAACGGCTTGCCGAGCTGATCCAGACCCGCAAGATCCCGATTCTCGCCGATGTGCGCGATGAATCCACCGAAGATGTCCGCATCCTGCTGGAGCCGAAATCGCGCAGCGTGAATCCCGACCAACTGATGGCGGCCCTGTACAAGGTCAGCGATCTCGAGGTCCGTTTCAGCCTGAACATGAACGTGCTGATCGACGGGCGGGTACCCAAGGTCTGCAGCCTCAAGGAGGTTCTGCGGGCGTTTCTCGATCACCGCCGCGAGGTGCTGGTCCGGCGCGCGAATTTCCGGCTGCAGAAGATCGCCGCGCGGCTGGAGGTGCTGGAAGGGTACCTGATCGCCTATCTGAACCTTGACCGGGTGATCGAGATCATCCGCAACGAGGACGAGCCCAAGAAGATCATGATGGCCGAATTCGGTCTCAGCGATGTGCAGGTCGAAGCGATCCTGAACATGCGCCTGCGCGCATTGCGCAAGTTGGAAGAGATCGAGCTGCGGGCTGAGCGCGACAACCTGCTGGAAGAGCGCGAGGGGCTGGAAGCGATGCTGGCCGATGAGGGCGCGCAATGGGCGCGGATCGCGGACCAGCTGAAAGAGGTGCGGAATCTCCTTGGAAAATCAACGCCCGAAGGTCAGCGCCGCACGCAGATCACCGAGGCCGAGGATGTTGCGCCGATCGACATGGACGCCATGATCGAACGCGAACCGCTGACCATCATTCTGTCGAAGATGGGCTGGATCCGGGCGATGAAAGGGCATCAGCCGCTGGATGCCGAACTGAAGTTCAAGGATGGCGACGGGCCGGGCCTTGCGCTGCATGCCGAGACCACCGACAAGCTGATGGTGTTCGCCTCGAACGGACGTTTTTATACCTTGCCCGCCAATGGCTTGCCCGGAGGTCGCGGGATGGGAGAGCCGCTGCGGCTGATGGTCGATCTGCCCAATGAGGCCGAGGTGATCTCGGTCTTCCCGTGGCGCGAGGGCGAGAAATACCTGGTGGCTTCGAAAGAGGGCAACGGATTCGTGGTGCAATCGGGCGATATCCTGGCGCAAACCAAGACCGGCAAGCAGGTCCTGAATGGCGAGGCGCTGCTGTGCAGGCCGGTCAGCGGCGATCATGTCGCAGTGGTGGGCGAGAACCGGAAAATGCTGGTGTTTCCGCTGGATGAGCTGCCCGAGATGGGTCGCGGCAAGGGCGTTCGGTTGCAGAAATACAAGGATGGCGGGTTGTCGGACGCGATCTGCCTGACCCTGACCGACGGGCTGAGCTGGCCTATGACGGGCGGCAAGACGCGCACCGAAAGCGATCTTGGTGAATGGCTGGGCAAGCGTGCCGGGGCGGGCCGGATGGCGCCACGTGGGTTCCCGCGCGACAATAAATTCGCCTGA
- a CDS encoding SH3 domain-containing protein: MFFLLVTTLAVILIGLSVYGTGNLRTENQPSETEQAASQESGIATDLLPDLSKAPESNGADGAPPADLVQAAAQTPERVQKFPGPELRPSPEYAGETPDQAAPPADAEGPILYITGSRVNFRSGPSTGDRVIGALNGGAAVEALGPNDGDWVHIRDMDGRIGYMSGQFLSPDAP, encoded by the coding sequence TTGTTTTTTTTATTGGTAACGACACTGGCGGTGATTCTCATCGGGCTGTCGGTTTACGGCACGGGCAACCTGCGTACAGAAAATCAGCCGAGCGAAACCGAACAGGCCGCATCGCAAGAGAGCGGAATCGCAACGGACCTCTTGCCCGACCTTTCCAAAGCACCCGAATCGAACGGCGCGGATGGCGCACCTCCCGCCGATCTTGTTCAGGCGGCCGCGCAAACCCCTGAACGCGTGCAGAAGTTCCCCGGCCCGGAGTTGCGCCCATCGCCTGAATATGCAGGCGAAACCCCGGATCAGGCCGCGCCACCCGCGGATGCGGAAGGGCCGATCCTCTACATCACCGGCTCACGGGTGAATTTCCGCTCGGGGCCGTCTACCGGTGACCGGGTGATCGGCGCACTGAATGGTGGCGCGGCAGTCGAGGCCCTGGGGCCGAACGACGGTGACTGGGTGCATATCCGCGATATGGATGGGCGCATCGGCTACATGTCGGGACAGTTCCTGTCCCCCGATGCCCCGTAA
- a CDS encoding SDR family NAD(P)-dependent oxidoreductase: protein MPRNGMARRVLITGCSSGIGLDAARRMQAEGWQVIATCRKDEDIAARRSEGMQCHHLELADPDSVAELADRVLADGPLNALVNNAAFALPGAVEDMPRGALRAIFEANLFGTHDLTVRLIPHFRENGGRIVNISSVLGLVGIPWRGPYVATKFALEGLTDVLRLEMRGTGVQVVLIEPGPVTSRIRENAIPHFERWVNWQDSARADQYRANLLKRLYEPSGKDRFELPASAVSDRILQALTAANPAPRYYVTTPTWISGIGRRLLPTRALDWFARRS, encoded by the coding sequence ATGCCCCGTAACGGGATGGCAAGACGGGTTCTCATCACTGGCTGCTCCTCTGGTATCGGGCTGGATGCAGCGCGGCGGATGCAGGCCGAGGGCTGGCAGGTCATCGCCACCTGCCGCAAGGACGAGGATATCGCCGCCCGCCGGTCCGAGGGGATGCAATGCCATCACCTGGAACTTGCCGATCCCGACAGCGTCGCGGAACTGGCGGACCGGGTATTGGCGGATGGCCCTCTGAACGCGCTGGTCAACAATGCCGCTTTCGCCCTGCCCGGCGCGGTCGAGGACATGCCGCGCGGTGCCTTGCGCGCAATTTTCGAGGCCAACCTTTTCGGCACCCATGACCTGACCGTCCGGCTCATCCCGCATTTCCGAGAAAATGGCGGACGGATCGTGAATATCAGTTCGGTCCTCGGATTGGTCGGCATCCCATGGCGCGGCCCCTACGTCGCAACCAAGTTCGCGCTGGAAGGGCTGACGGATGTGCTGCGACTGGAAATGCGGGGAACCGGCGTTCAGGTCGTTCTGATCGAGCCCGGCCCGGTCACCAGCCGGATTCGCGAAAACGCCATCCCGCATTTCGAGCGATGGGTGAACTGGCAGGATAGCGCAAGGGCGGATCAATATCGCGCCAACCTACTGAAACGGCTCTACGAACCAAGCGGCAAGGATCGTTTCGAACTACCCGCTTCGGCCGTCAGCGACCGAATCCTGCAGGCACTGACAGCGGCCAATCCCGCCCCACGCTATTATGTCACAACACCGACCTGGATTTCCGGGATCGGCCGCAGGCTTTTACCGACCCGCGCACTGGACTGGTTCGCGCGCCGCAGCTAG
- a CDS encoding twin transmembrane helix small protein produces MQDKPLFFLVILAGLVVLAILATGIGGFARGGEFNRKHGNRLMRWRIIAQAIAVALIMLFIWMRSS; encoded by the coding sequence ATGCAAGACAAACCCCTCTTCTTTCTCGTCATCCTCGCGGGGCTGGTGGTCTTGGCCATTCTGGCAACCGGGATCGGCGGCTTCGCCCGCGGCGGCGAGTTCAATCGCAAGCACGGCAACCGGCTGATGCGCTGGCGGATCATCGCGCAGGCGATCGCCGTCGCGCTGATCATGTTGTTTATCTGGATGAGGTCCTCCTGA
- a CDS encoding cob(I)yrinic acid a,c-diamide adenosyltransferase, with amino-acid sequence MVVLNKIYTRTGDKGDTALSDGSRVAKHDPRVEAYGTVDELNATLGLCRLHAADQLAARLSVIQNDLFDLGADLARPNMEADDQAGYPVLRIIQSQVERLEQEIDEMNADLQPLRSFILPGGSVLASHLHLSRTVARRAERCATELARNGDVNQAAVRYLNRLSDWLFVAARQANGGGTEDVLWVPGASR; translated from the coding sequence ATGGTCGTTCTGAACAAGATCTATACCCGCACCGGCGACAAGGGCGACACGGCGCTCTCCGATGGCAGCCGCGTCGCCAAGCACGATCCCCGCGTCGAAGCCTATGGCACCGTGGACGAGTTGAATGCGACGCTCGGATTGTGTCGCCTTCATGCCGCCGACCAACTGGCTGCAAGGCTGTCGGTCATCCAGAACGATCTGTTCGACCTGGGCGCCGACCTGGCCCGCCCGAACATGGAGGCGGACGATCAGGCGGGTTATCCGGTTCTGCGAATCATTCAATCGCAAGTGGAACGGCTGGAACAGGAAATCGATGAGATGAACGCCGATCTGCAACCGTTGCGCAGTTTCATCCTGCCGGGCGGCTCGGTGCTGGCCTCGCATCTGCACCTGTCGCGCACCGTGGCCCGCCGGGCCGAGCGTTGCGCGACCGAACTGGCCCGGAACGGCGACGTCAATCAGGCGGCGGTACGCTATCTCAACCGCTTGTCGGATTGGCTCTTCGTGGCCGCCCGTCAGGCGAATGGGGGCGGCACCGAGGATGTGCTGTGGGTCCCCGGGGCCAGCCGTTAG
- a CDS encoding electron transfer flavoprotein subunit beta/FixA family protein, producing MKVLVPVKRVIDYNVKARVKADGSGVDLANVKMSMNPFDEIAVEEAIRLKEKGVAEEVVAVSIGVKQAAETLRTALAMGADRAILVVAADDVHQDIEPLAVAKILKAVIDEESPRLVIAGKQAIDNDMNATGQMLSALLGWSQATFASKIEIEGEAAKVTREVDGGLQTIEVKLPAIVTADLRLNEPRYASLPNIMKAKKKPLDEKTAADYGVDVTPRLEIVSTGEPEGRKAGIKVESVDELVSKLKEAGVV from the coding sequence ATGAAGGTTCTCGTGCCGGTCAAGCGCGTAATCGACTACAACGTGAAAGCCCGCGTGAAGGCGGACGGATCGGGTGTCGATCTTGCGAATGTTAAGATGTCGATGAACCCGTTCGACGAGATCGCCGTGGAAGAGGCGATCCGCCTGAAGGAAAAGGGTGTGGCCGAAGAGGTCGTCGCCGTGTCCATCGGCGTGAAACAGGCGGCCGAGACGCTGCGCACCGCGCTCGCCATGGGCGCAGATCGCGCCATCCTGGTGGTTGCCGCCGATGACGTTCACCAGGATATCGAGCCGCTGGCGGTTGCCAAGATCCTCAAGGCCGTGATCGACGAGGAAAGCCCCAGGCTGGTCATCGCCGGCAAGCAGGCCATCGACAACGACATGAACGCCACCGGGCAGATGCTCTCGGCGCTGTTGGGCTGGAGCCAGGCCACCTTCGCCTCGAAGATCGAAATCGAGGGCGAAGCCGCCAAGGTCACCCGTGAAGTCGATGGCGGGTTGCAGACCATCGAAGTCAAGCTGCCTGCCATCGTGACGGCCGACCTGCGCCTGAACGAGCCGCGCTATGCTTCGCTGCCCAACATCATGAAGGCCAAGAAGAAACCGCTCGATGAAAAGACGGCGGCGGATTACGGCGTCGATGTGACCCCACGCCTCGAGATCGTCTCGACCGGCGAGCCCGAGGGCCGCAAGGCCGGGATCAAGGTCGAATCGGTCGATGAACTGGTATCGAAACTGAAAGAAGCGGGGGTTGTGTAA
- a CDS encoding electron transfer flavoprotein subunit alpha/FixB family protein, whose amino-acid sequence MAVLLLGEVTGGELNRDATSKAVGAVKSLGDVTVLCAGSAAKDAAQEAAKIDGVAKVLVAEDDRYGHRLAEPTAALLVSLAGDYDHIVAPATTDAKNIMPRVAALLDAMVISDVSAVIDADTFERPVYAGNAIQTVKSKDAKKVLTVRTASFDAAGEGGPAPVEDATLADDPGLSKWVADEFAESDRPELTSAGRVVSGGRGVGSKDDFAIIEALADKLGAAVGASRAAVDSGYAPNDWQVGQTGKVVAPELYVAVGISGAIQHLAGMKDSKVIVAINKDEEAPIFQIADYGLVGDLFNVVPELTEKL is encoded by the coding sequence ATGGCTGTTCTGCTATTGGGAGAAGTGACCGGCGGTGAATTGAACCGCGACGCTACCTCGAAAGCCGTGGGCGCTGTGAAATCGCTCGGCGATGTGACGGTGCTCTGTGCCGGATCGGCGGCCAAGGATGCCGCGCAGGAAGCCGCTAAAATCGACGGCGTCGCCAAGGTACTGGTCGCCGAGGATGACCGCTACGGCCATCGTCTGGCCGAACCGACGGCAGCGCTGCTGGTCAGCTTGGCGGGCGATTACGATCATATCGTCGCACCGGCCACCACCGACGCCAAGAACATCATGCCGCGCGTTGCGGCGCTGCTGGATGCGATGGTGATCTCGGATGTTTCGGCCGTGATCGATGCGGATACGTTCGAGCGCCCGGTCTATGCCGGCAACGCGATCCAGACGGTAAAATCGAAGGATGCCAAGAAGGTGCTGACCGTCCGCACCGCGAGCTTTGACGCGGCAGGCGAAGGCGGCCCGGCACCTGTCGAGGACGCCACTCTGGCGGATGATCCGGGCCTGTCGAAATGGGTTGCCGACGAGTTCGCCGAAAGCGACCGTCCGGAACTGACTTCGGCTGGCCGCGTGGTCTCGGGCGGCCGCGGCGTCGGCTCCAAGGACGATTTCGCCATCATCGAGGCTTTGGCCGACAAGCTGGGCGCCGCCGTGGGCGCCTCGCGCGCCGCTGTCGATTCGGGCTACGCGCCGAATGACTGGCAGGTCGGCCAGACCGGCAAGGTTGTCGCGCCTGAACTCTACGTGGCTGTCGGCATCTCCGGTGCGATCCAGCACCTGGCCGGGATGAAGGACTCCAAGGTCATCGTGGCGATCAACAAGGACGAAGAGGCGCCGATCTTCCAGATCGCCGATTACGGTCTGGTTGGCGACCTCTTTAACGTCGTCCCGGAACTGACGGAAAAGCTCTGA